The Exiguobacterium aurantiacum DSM 6208 genome includes a window with the following:
- the ald gene encoding alanine dehydrogenase — MKIGVLKEIKNNENRVALTPMGAAVLTELGHDVLVETEAGIGSGFTNMEYVDAGATIVDTAADVWNHVELALKVKEPQPTEYRYFRSDLTLFTYLHLAAEPELTKALVESGMTAIAYETVEVDRTLPLLTPMSEVAGRMAAQIGAQILEKPHGGKGILLSGLPGVPRANVTVIGGGVVGTNAARIAIGLGANVTLMDISPARLRQIDDQFGNTINTLISNSYNIAKQVAESDLVIGAVLIPGAKAPKLVTKEMVQQMSPGSVIVDVAIDQGGICETIDHITTHDAPTYERYGVQHYAVANMPGAVPRTSTLGLTNATMPYIIECAQKGVFPALRENAALLKGLNVIDGTVTYEAVARDLDYPFVPASEAVTKQLQA; from the coding sequence ATGAAAATCGGGGTATTGAAAGAGATTAAAAATAACGAGAACCGCGTCGCGTTGACGCCAATGGGGGCTGCGGTGTTGACGGAGCTCGGACATGACGTGCTCGTCGAAACGGAAGCCGGTATCGGGAGCGGCTTCACGAACATGGAATATGTCGATGCCGGTGCGACAATTGTCGATACGGCCGCAGACGTTTGGAACCACGTCGAGCTAGCACTCAAAGTGAAAGAGCCGCAACCTACGGAATACCGCTATTTCCGCAGCGACTTGACGCTCTTCACGTATTTACATCTTGCAGCCGAGCCGGAACTGACGAAGGCGCTCGTCGAGTCAGGCATGACCGCCATCGCCTATGAAACGGTCGAAGTCGACCGGACGCTTCCGCTCCTCACGCCGATGAGTGAAGTGGCCGGACGGATGGCCGCACAAATCGGTGCTCAAATTTTAGAGAAGCCTCATGGCGGGAAAGGCATCCTCTTGTCTGGTCTCCCAGGTGTCCCGCGTGCCAACGTGACGGTCATCGGCGGCGGTGTCGTCGGAACGAACGCGGCCCGCATCGCCATCGGTCTCGGAGCCAACGTGACACTCATGGACATCAGCCCGGCCCGACTTCGTCAAATCGATGATCAGTTCGGGAACACGATCAACACGCTCATCTCGAACAGTTACAACATCGCCAAACAAGTCGCCGAGAGCGACCTCGTCATCGGTGCTGTTCTCATCCCGGGTGCCAAAGCGCCAAAGCTCGTCACAAAAGAGATGGTTCAACAAATGTCACCTGGTTCGGTCATCGTCGACGTCGCCATCGACCAAGGCGGGATTTGCGAGACGATCGACCACATCACGACGCACGACGCGCCGACGTATGAGCGCTACGGGGTTCAACATTATGCGGTCGCCAACATGCCAGGTGCGGTCCCACGCACGTCGACGCTCGGTTTGACGAACGCGACGATGCCGTATATTATCGAGTGCGCGCAAAAAGGCGTCTTCCCGGCTCTCCGTGAAAATGCGGCGCTCCTCAAAGGATTGAACGTCATCGATGGGACGGTCACGTACGAGGCGGTCGCCCGAGACCTCGACTATCCGTTCGTACCGGCTTCAGAAGCGGTCACGAAACAACTGCAAGCATAA
- the murB gene encoding UDP-N-acetylmuramate dehydrogenase yields MSFLDQLVTIIPADRVKQDEPLSAHTYTKLGGNADYFVAPHTYEEVQAVLELAHREQVPFMILGFGSNLIVRDGGLRGIVLNLNELKTIRREGDRVIAQAGAAIIDVSRQALTEELSGLEFACGIPGTVGGAVYMNAGAYGGETKDVILSAVVLTPAGELLTLTKDELELDYRTSRIATEGLIVLEATFELEPLPYEAIKAVMDDLTYKRESKQPLEYPSCGSVFKRPPGYFAGKLIQDCGLQGKRIGGAEVSLKHAGFIVNIADATATEYISLIRHVQATVKEKFHVELEPEVKIIGEDIAVENA; encoded by the coding sequence ATGAGCTTTTTAGATCAATTAGTAACAATCATCCCGGCCGATCGCGTCAAACAAGACGAGCCTTTATCGGCACACACGTATACAAAGCTTGGTGGCAACGCCGATTATTTCGTGGCTCCACACACATATGAAGAAGTACAGGCGGTGCTCGAGCTCGCCCACCGCGAGCAAGTCCCGTTCATGATTCTCGGATTCGGCTCGAACTTAATCGTTCGGGACGGGGGTCTCCGAGGGATCGTGTTGAACTTGAACGAGTTGAAGACGATTCGCCGGGAAGGCGATCGAGTCATCGCTCAAGCCGGTGCCGCCATCATTGATGTGTCTCGTCAAGCGCTCACAGAAGAGTTGTCTGGTCTCGAGTTCGCTTGCGGCATTCCTGGAACGGTCGGCGGCGCAGTGTACATGAACGCTGGTGCTTACGGTGGCGAGACGAAAGACGTCATCTTGAGCGCGGTCGTCTTGACGCCGGCAGGGGAGCTGTTGACGCTCACGAAAGACGAGCTCGAGCTTGACTATCGGACGAGCCGGATTGCGACAGAAGGGCTCATCGTGCTCGAAGCGACGTTTGAATTAGAACCGCTTCCTTACGAAGCGATCAAAGCAGTGATGGACGATTTGACGTACAAACGTGAATCGAAGCAGCCGCTCGAATATCCATCGTGCGGGAGTGTGTTCAAACGACCGCCGGGCTACTTCGCCGGGAAGTTGATTCAAGACTGCGGTCTGCAAGGGAAGCGGATCGGCGGGGCGGAAGTATCGCTCAAACATGCCGGCTTCATCGTCAACATTGCCGACGCGACGGCGACGGAGTATATCTCGCTCATTCGTCACGTCCAAGCGACGGTGAAAGAGAAGTTCCATGTTGAACTTGAGCCGGAAGTAAAGATCATCGGTGAAGACATCGCCGTCGAGAACGCCTAA
- a CDS encoding diacylglycerol/polyprenol kinase family protein, with amino-acid sequence MNEWVSSILSIVIVLVFLVGLEQVGKRLGWTDETIRKSVHIAVGHWALLAVWLIETWYVAAVPLVFFTFANAFLLYKSPSPVHQTERKSFGTVYYPIALLVILFFFFETEPLAFLAGSLVLAWGDGLAALVGRKYGTVTYDLYGQKRSFQGSMAMFLSSYAVLFLLFLWDDVPLWQVVTYGFIISVVATLTEAISYRDWDNFTIPIVVAVATSLLL; translated from the coding sequence ATGAATGAATGGGTCAGCTCCATCCTGTCCATCGTCATAGTCCTAGTGTTCCTCGTCGGGCTCGAACAAGTCGGCAAGCGTCTAGGATGGACGGATGAAACAATTCGTAAAAGTGTACATATCGCGGTCGGACATTGGGCGCTGCTCGCCGTCTGGTTGATTGAGACATGGTACGTCGCAGCCGTTCCGCTCGTCTTCTTCACGTTCGCGAACGCATTCCTTCTTTATAAAAGTCCGTCACCGGTCCATCAAACCGAGCGGAAATCATTTGGCACGGTCTATTATCCGATTGCGCTGCTCGTGATCTTATTCTTCTTCTTTGAGACAGAACCGCTCGCCTTCTTGGCCGGGTCGCTCGTCTTGGCCTGGGGAGACGGATTGGCCGCCCTCGTCGGACGGAAGTATGGGACGGTGACGTACGACTTATACGGGCAGAAACGGTCGTTCCAAGGCAGTATGGCCATGTTCCTCAGCTCGTATGCTGTGCTCTTTTTATTGTTTTTGTGGGATGATGTTCCGCTTTGGCAAGTGGTAACATATGGGTTTATCATTTCCGTCGTTGCCACGCTGACAGAAGCGATTTCCTATCGTGATTGGGATAATTTCACAATTCCTATCGTAGTAGCAGTCGCTACATCATTATTGCTATAA
- a CDS encoding DUF1836 domain-containing protein, whose product MRDATSIQTLADCLHYMQVGDVDRAIALFPEEVREHFPKELRKIHLFHIEKNGLSINQIVALANTLTGEHLSATTIQNWTKREVRKIIGVPRVGKKYSLQQAAIIYLLDDLKHLFSLEETSSLLALIFNNPDRDEDDLISPIDFYRLYAEYAKSTSPIDLLDTRAKRSIEKMGHTHQNIVHVLKLCLYAHRVTTLELEAKHYLNRFI is encoded by the coding sequence ATGCGCGACGCAACTTCAATTCAAACTTTGGCGGACTGCCTGCATTACATGCAAGTTGGCGACGTCGATCGGGCCATCGCCCTGTTTCCGGAAGAAGTGCGTGAACACTTCCCAAAAGAACTTCGTAAAATCCACTTGTTTCATATTGAAAAGAACGGCCTGTCCATCAACCAAATCGTCGCTTTGGCGAACACGTTGACGGGCGAACATTTGTCGGCGACGACGATTCAAAACTGGACGAAGCGGGAAGTCCGCAAAATTATCGGCGTCCCTCGGGTCGGCAAAAAATACTCGTTGCAACAGGCCGCAATCATCTATTTGCTCGACGACTTGAAGCACTTGTTCTCTCTTGAGGAGACGAGTTCGTTGCTTGCGCTCATCTTCAACAACCCGGACCGTGACGAAGACGACCTCATCTCGCCAATCGATTTTTACCGATTGTACGCGGAATATGCGAAATCGACGAGTCCGATCGATTTGCTCGACACGCGTGCCAAGCGCTCCATCGAGAAGATGGGCCATACGCACCAGAACATCGTCCATGTCTTGAAGCTCTGTCTATACGCCCACCGCGTCACGACGCTCGAACTCGAGGCAAAACATTATTTGAACCGCTTCATTTGA
- a CDS encoding restriction endonuclease, with the protein MGFSLVLAFGLWWWDAPFWTVIAVVGLGFAWVIWRKRLSTIDRVDRMEGREFELFLEDVFTELGYTVTVTPASRDFGADLLLETPEGWSIAVQAKRYEKVVGLEAVQQVAAAVPYYGVNEGWVVTNSSYTDSAYELAEPNQVRLIARSELEQLLKEAGFKR; encoded by the coding sequence TTGGGGTTTAGTCTAGTACTCGCGTTCGGACTGTGGTGGTGGGACGCACCGTTCTGGACTGTCATCGCTGTCGTCGGGCTCGGGTTCGCTTGGGTCATTTGGCGAAAACGGCTGTCGACGATCGACCGGGTCGATCGGATGGAAGGGCGTGAGTTCGAACTGTTTTTAGAAGACGTGTTCACTGAGCTCGGCTATACGGTCACCGTCACACCGGCGTCCCGCGACTTTGGGGCCGACTTGTTGCTCGAGACGCCGGAAGGGTGGTCGATCGCCGTCCAGGCGAAGCGTTACGAAAAAGTCGTCGGTCTCGAGGCGGTCCAACAAGTGGCGGCGGCTGTCCCGTATTATGGAGTGAACGAAGGATGGGTCGTGACGAATTCGTCCTACACGGACAGCGCGTACGAGTTGGCTGAGCCAAATCAAGTTCGTCTGATTGCAAGATCAGAGCTTGAACAGCTGTTAAAAGAAGCCGGTTTTAAGCGATAA
- a CDS encoding PAS domain-containing sensor histidine kinase, producing the protein MEKRVHLQNDLLHALPYGVALIQTDGTIVQANRPFLEQFPEDLQTRSNVFHMVNQSPITMELSSRMEQGLPWTYEMPTIRIHAIPNGDVYILSIEPLPLDTRVTVQHNAFEAMMHTELDMAMIMTDANLLINRFNKGATELFGYAPHEVLYEMTPFALFESRELSEKRTHYQDETERLLSFEQMLRVALDRGDREWKFQRKDRTHFVGKLFMHPVYEQARVIGFFFFVFDVSPEIALKGELLHKEQRYRMFAESVIEAVLFHEDGTILDANKATETIFRIPSEEMVGRQTIEFIAEGYRADVLRRIRNHIQTPYEVIGRREDGTFLEMEVYPKEVTYQGQTLRVAVMRDISDRKKVERMLEREKNAIARQRDIIQSILQASNEAFVLTESNGSVLFMNVHARRLLDLPGIAPNKMQERIPLLTTFRPRDRTEMLKKIDLLLDGSAREVSMRFSIPQPNDRDEQYYEMYATGMDTKRQIGVDSGFLFVFRNRTEEERMDQIKNELVSTVSHELRTPLSSLSGYIELMLNRELTADKRERYLKTMAKEAKRLTDLLNDFLDIQRMEDGNQEYKQDHFILNDLVRDVVERFRETNDHSIHFDDADETLPLIADQDRIEQVIINLLSNAIKYSPNHREIEVRVRREHNQAHVSVQDFGIGIPEHAFEELFKKFYRVDNSDTRQIGGTGLGLSICKEIIESHGGSIEVESTVGVGSTFTFTLDLAEETI; encoded by the coding sequence ATGGAGAAAAGAGTGCATCTCCAGAACGACCTGTTGCATGCCTTGCCTTACGGTGTCGCCTTGATTCAAACAGACGGCACGATCGTTCAAGCGAACCGCCCGTTTTTAGAGCAATTCCCTGAGGACTTACAGACACGTTCCAACGTGTTTCATATGGTCAACCAGTCCCCGATCACGATGGAGCTGTCCAGTCGAATGGAGCAAGGGCTTCCATGGACGTATGAGATGCCGACGATCCGCATCCATGCGATCCCGAACGGGGACGTCTATATCCTGTCGATCGAACCGCTCCCGCTCGACACGCGTGTCACCGTCCAACACAACGCCTTTGAGGCGATGATGCACACCGAACTCGACATGGCGATGATCATGACCGATGCGAACTTGCTCATCAATCGATTCAATAAAGGCGCCACCGAACTGTTCGGTTACGCGCCTCATGAAGTGTTATATGAGATGACGCCGTTCGCGCTTTTCGAATCGCGTGAGTTGAGCGAAAAACGCACCCACTACCAAGACGAGACCGAACGTCTCTTATCGTTCGAGCAAATGTTGCGCGTCGCGCTCGATCGAGGAGACCGAGAATGGAAGTTCCAACGAAAAGACCGGACCCACTTCGTCGGCAAGTTGTTCATGCACCCTGTCTATGAACAGGCACGCGTCATCGGATTCTTCTTCTTTGTCTTCGACGTCAGTCCAGAGATCGCGTTAAAAGGAGAGCTGTTGCATAAAGAACAGCGGTATCGTATGTTCGCAGAATCGGTTATCGAAGCCGTCTTGTTTCATGAGGACGGTACGATCCTTGACGCCAACAAAGCCACCGAGACGATCTTCCGAATCCCGTCTGAAGAGATGGTCGGGCGCCAGACGATCGAGTTCATCGCGGAAGGGTACCGCGCCGACGTCTTGCGCCGTATCCGCAACCACATCCAGACACCTTACGAAGTCATCGGACGCCGGGAAGACGGCACGTTCCTCGAGATGGAAGTCTATCCGAAAGAAGTGACGTACCAAGGGCAGACGCTTCGTGTCGCCGTCATGCGGGATATTAGTGACCGGAAAAAAGTCGAGCGCATGCTTGAACGTGAAAAGAATGCCATCGCCCGTCAGCGCGATATCATTCAATCCATTCTTCAAGCGTCGAACGAGGCGTTCGTCTTAACCGAGTCGAACGGAAGCGTCCTCTTTATGAACGTCCACGCCCGTCGTTTGCTCGACTTGCCTGGAATCGCTCCTAACAAAATGCAAGAACGGATCCCGCTCCTCACGACGTTCCGTCCCCGTGACCGGACCGAGATGTTAAAGAAAATCGACCTGTTGCTGGACGGATCGGCTCGAGAAGTGTCGATGCGTTTCTCCATCCCGCAACCGAACGATCGAGATGAGCAATATTATGAGATGTATGCGACCGGTATGGATACGAAGCGCCAAATCGGTGTCGACAGCGGCTTTCTCTTCGTTTTCCGTAACCGGACCGAAGAAGAACGGATGGACCAAATCAAAAATGAGCTCGTCAGCACCGTCTCCCACGAACTACGAACGCCACTGTCTTCCTTATCCGGTTATATCGAACTCATGCTCAACCGCGAACTGACTGCTGACAAGCGGGAGCGCTATTTGAAGACGATGGCGAAAGAGGCAAAGCGGTTGACCGATTTATTGAACGACTTCCTCGACATTCAACGCATGGAGGACGGCAATCAAGAATATAAACAAGACCATTTCATCCTAAACGACCTCGTCCGCGACGTCGTCGAGCGGTTCCGGGAGACGAACGATCATTCGATTCATTTTGATGACGCGGATGAAACGCTCCCTCTCATCGCCGATCAAGACCGGATTGAGCAAGTGATCATCAACTTGCTGTCAAACGCCATCAAGTACTCACCAAACCACCGGGAAATCGAAGTCCGGGTACGCCGGGAACACAACCAAGCCCACGTCTCGGTTCAAGACTTCGGTATCGGTATCCCGGAGCATGCGTTCGAGGAACTGTTTAAAAAATTCTATCGCGTCGATAACTCTGACACTCGTCAAATCGGTGGGACCGGGCTCGGCCTCTCGATTTGTAAAGAAATCATCGAGTCACATGGTGGCAGTATCGAAGTCGAATCGACGGTCGGTGTCGGATCGACGTTCACATTCACGCTCGACTTAGCGGAGGAAACGATATGA
- a CDS encoding SDR family oxidoreductase, protein MNHYVFTGFPGFLAGKLITHLASLPNQIGTIYALHLPTQHDEASALKQELLATTSLQDEQLVLVEADITLPEVILDPIMRSVIERSVNYVFHLAAAYDLSIPYEVGYRINLLGTKHMTAFAKRAPHLKRYVYFSTAYVSGRRQGTVYENELWHRVAFKNHYEATKYEAEAIVSREFGSMPVTVIRPGIVIGHSLTGETKKFDGVYFVLKLMDQLRQAAPLPYIGRQNIEVNLVPYDYVVEATAYLAHAPAGLGRTFHLTDPFPHGAREVYRMIHEEMFRRPPRGTIPHVAAEAGFSAMKLSERYGVPRELLDYFKHQVHFDTTQTMRALNGTGIICPDLKDYLPQVVAYYDTHKKP, encoded by the coding sequence ATGAACCATTACGTCTTTACCGGATTCCCCGGTTTTTTAGCCGGGAAGCTGATCACCCATCTCGCTTCTTTACCGAATCAAATCGGAACGATTTACGCCCTTCATCTCCCGACGCAACACGATGAAGCTAGCGCATTAAAACAAGAACTGTTGGCGACGACGTCACTCCAAGACGAACAACTCGTCCTCGTCGAGGCGGACATCACGCTCCCGGAAGTCATCCTCGACCCGATTATGCGCTCGGTCATCGAGCGTAGCGTGAATTATGTGTTTCATCTGGCGGCCGCTTACGACTTGAGCATTCCTTACGAAGTCGGTTATCGAATCAACTTGCTCGGCACGAAACATATGACGGCGTTCGCGAAGCGAGCCCCGCATTTGAAGCGGTACGTCTATTTCAGCACCGCTTACGTGTCGGGACGGCGGCAAGGGACGGTGTACGAGAACGAACTGTGGCATCGTGTCGCCTTCAAAAACCATTACGAGGCGACAAAATACGAAGCCGAAGCGATCGTCTCACGTGAGTTCGGCTCGATGCCGGTGACCGTGATTCGACCGGGCATCGTCATCGGTCATAGTCTGACCGGTGAGACGAAAAAGTTTGATGGTGTCTATTTCGTCTTGAAATTGATGGACCAGTTGCGTCAAGCCGCCCCGCTCCCTTACATCGGACGCCAAAATATCGAAGTGAATCTCGTGCCGTACGATTATGTGGTCGAAGCGACGGCGTATCTCGCGCACGCACCAGCCGGGTTGGGCCGAACGTTTCATCTGACGGATCCGTTTCCGCACGGTGCGCGCGAAGTGTATCGCATGATTCACGAAGAGATGTTCCGTCGTCCTCCGCGTGGGACGATTCCTCACGTTGCCGCCGAAGCCGGTTTTTCGGCCATGAAATTATCGGAACGATACGGAGTACCTCGTGAACTCCTAGACTACTTCAAACATCAAGTCCATTTCGACACGACACAGACGATGCGGGCGTTAAACGGTACCGGTATCATCTGTCCCGACTTAAAAGACTATTTGCCGCAAGTCGTCGCCTATTACGACACACACAAAAAGCCCTGA
- a CDS encoding TrkH family potassium uptake protein produces MRHPLSIRERRLKRIEALYRIVFEKPARFIASGFLLVIFIGATLLYMPFAQSEPVSWIDCLFIATSAGTVTGLSTVDIGTSFTTFGELVIVALIQIGGLGFMTVALMLLSVLGRKIGLKQRILLQESLNLSGPGGTVRLVRNIVFTTVIVQVIGLCFLTAELYGTGDYSFGDALYYGFFHAVSAFNNAGFALWPDSLMQFEQNTSIVVTISILIMIGGLGFTTIADATEVRRWKRLALHSKIMIASLLVINGIAWFALMLFEWVSIEGALYGRPLGEALHATFFQAITTRTAGFNTIDVATMAPVSIGLILILMYIGAGAASTGSGIKVTTVVVILADMWAFLLGKKETVIMERTIDVFQIKKAYMVAITSFFFILFITALTILTNGHLPATAILFEVVSAFGTVGLSLGITAELNDSGKELIMFMMLLGRVGSLTILFTVARQLDRKIRYPKEKLLIG; encoded by the coding sequence ATGCGACATCCATTATCGATACGGGAACGGCGGTTGAAACGAATCGAGGCGTTGTACCGAATCGTGTTCGAGAAGCCGGCCCGCTTTATTGCCAGCGGATTTTTACTCGTGATTTTTATTGGGGCAACGCTCCTTTATATGCCGTTTGCGCAAAGTGAACCGGTGTCTTGGATCGACTGTCTTTTCATTGCGACATCGGCCGGGACGGTGACGGGGCTTTCCACAGTCGACATCGGAACGTCGTTCACGACGTTCGGCGAACTCGTCATTGTTGCGTTGATTCAAATCGGAGGACTCGGATTCATGACGGTCGCCCTCATGCTTTTAAGCGTGCTCGGGCGTAAAATCGGTTTGAAGCAGCGTATCTTGCTCCAAGAGTCTCTCAATTTATCAGGACCGGGCGGAACGGTGCGACTCGTCCGAAACATCGTCTTTACGACGGTCATTGTCCAAGTGATCGGTCTCTGCTTTTTGACGGCAGAACTGTATGGCACCGGCGACTACTCGTTCGGTGACGCCTTGTACTACGGCTTCTTCCACGCCGTCTCGGCGTTCAATAACGCTGGGTTCGCCTTATGGCCCGATAGCCTCATGCAGTTTGAACAGAACACGTCCATCGTCGTCACGATTTCCATACTGATCATGATTGGCGGGCTCGGTTTCACGACGATTGCCGATGCGACCGAGGTGAGACGTTGGAAACGGCTCGCGCTCCATTCGAAAATCATGATCGCGTCGCTACTCGTTATTAACGGCATCGCCTGGTTCGCCCTTATGTTGTTCGAATGGGTGTCGATTGAAGGAGCACTATACGGGCGCCCGCTCGGCGAGGCTCTTCATGCGACGTTCTTCCAAGCCATCACGACGCGGACGGCCGGCTTCAATACGATCGACGTCGCGACGATGGCGCCGGTCTCGATCGGTCTCATATTGATTCTCATGTATATCGGGGCCGGGGCCGCATCGACAGGGTCGGGAATTAAAGTGACGACCGTGGTCGTCATCTTGGCCGACATGTGGGCATTTTTGCTCGGCAAAAAAGAAACGGTCATCATGGAACGCACGATCGACGTGTTCCAGATTAAAAAGGCGTACATGGTCGCCATCACGAGTTTCTTCTTTATTTTATTTATTACCGCGCTGACAATCTTGACGAACGGGCACTTACCAGCGACGGCCATCTTGTTTGAAGTCGTCTCCGCGTTCGGGACGGTCGGACTGTCGCTCGGGATCACGGCTGAGTTGAATGACAGCGGAAAAGAGCTCATCATGTTCATGATGTTGCTTGGTCGTGTCGGATCGCTCACGATTCTGTTCACCGTCGCGCGCCAACTTGACCGCAAGATTCGCTACCCGAAAGAAAAACTATTGATTGGATGA
- the motA gene encoding flagellar motor stator protein MotA: MDVVTLVGLLLGFFTLIGGMILKGAGVAPLINPAALVIIFVGTAAAVSIAVSKEQLQNVPKLFKILFTKQNLPSKSGMLTQFVDLSTQARKEGLLSLETALEQVEEPFLKQGMMMVIDGQPSEYIAEVMSRDIENMEIRHKANADVFTQAGTYAPTLGVLGAVIGLVAALKDLSDIEKLGYAISAAFVATLFGIFSGYVLWFPFANKLKQYSKSEVLIKEMMIEGILSIQGGESPKTLEDKLSVYLSPKERADYEAQKEA, translated from the coding sequence ATGGATGTCGTCACTTTAGTAGGATTATTACTCGGTTTCTTCACGTTGATCGGCGGGATGATTCTGAAAGGCGCAGGTGTGGCCCCACTCATCAACCCGGCCGCACTTGTCATCATTTTTGTCGGGACGGCCGCTGCGGTCAGTATCGCCGTCTCAAAAGAACAACTTCAAAACGTACCGAAGCTGTTCAAAATCTTATTCACAAAACAGAACTTACCTAGCAAGTCTGGCATGTTGACTCAATTCGTCGATTTATCGACACAAGCTCGTAAAGAAGGTCTATTGTCACTTGAGACCGCTTTAGAACAAGTCGAAGAGCCGTTTTTGAAACAAGGCATGATGATGGTCATCGATGGACAACCGTCTGAATATATCGCCGAAGTCATGTCGCGTGATATCGAGAACATGGAAATCCGACATAAAGCGAACGCTGACGTGTTCACACAAGCCGGTACGTACGCACCGACACTTGGCGTACTCGGAGCCGTCATCGGACTCGTCGCCGCCTTGAAAGACTTGTCCGACATCGAAAAGCTCGGCTATGCGATTTCGGCCGCATTCGTCGCGACACTGTTCGGGATTTTCTCGGGATATGTGCTTTGGTTCCCGTTCGCCAATAAGCTGAAACAATATTCAAAGAGCGAGGTGCTCATCAAGGAAATGATGATCGAAGGCATCCTCTCGATTCAAGGCGGCGAATCGCCGAAGACGTTAGAAGATAAGTTGTCTGTGTATTTGTCTCCAAAGGAGCGAGCCGACTATGAAGCGCAAAAAGAAGCATGA
- a CDS encoding flagellar motor protein MotB encodes MKRKKKHDHEEHIPEGWLIPYADLLTLLLALFIVLFASSNVDQTKLEKMSRSFNQVFSGGTSVFQASTASNSDINRTNNTDTTANPRTYELAKLDELKEQVTQYIEEKGLQDQIEATINSSGLVLTIQDRALFSMGEATLDAEARDVARSISGILEQAGNREIVVSGHTDNVPINTARFPSNWELSSARATAFMRVLLTNDSLNPSQFTLASYGEYKPIATNDTDAGRAKNRRVEVLIKPLVDLSEGSPKMIETIILPQ; translated from the coding sequence ATGAAGCGCAAAAAGAAGCATGACCATGAAGAACATATCCCTGAAGGTTGGCTCATCCCTTATGCGGATTTACTGACGCTGCTCCTCGCGCTCTTCATCGTTTTGTTCGCATCGAGTAACGTCGACCAGACGAAGCTCGAGAAGATGTCACGATCGTTCAATCAAGTGTTCTCTGGCGGGACGAGCGTCTTTCAAGCATCGACGGCCTCGAACAGTGATATCAACCGGACGAACAACACCGACACGACGGCGAATCCGCGAACGTATGAACTCGCGAAGCTCGACGAGTTGAAAGAACAAGTGACTCAATATATCGAAGAGAAGGGACTCCAAGACCAGATTGAGGCGACGATCAACTCGAGCGGACTCGTCCTGACGATTCAAGATCGGGCGCTGTTCAGCATGGGCGAGGCGACGCTCGATGCGGAGGCACGTGACGTCGCCCGCTCGATCAGTGGCATTCTCGAGCAGGCCGGCAATCGAGAGATCGTCGTGTCCGGCCATACGGACAACGTCCCGATCAACACGGCTCGCTTCCCGTCGAACTGGGAGCTCAGTTCAGCGCGGGCGACCGCGTTCATGCGCGTCTTGTTGACGAATGATTCCTTAAATCCGAGCCAGTTCACGCTCGCGAGCTACGGCGAGTATAAACCAATCGCGACGAACGACACGGATGCCGGCCGCGCTAAGAACCGGCGCGTCGAAGTGTTAATCAAACCGCTCGTCGATTTATCGGAAGGTTCCCCTAAAATGATTGAAACGATCATCTTGCCACAGTAA